The [Eubacterium] siraeum genome contains a region encoding:
- a CDS encoding GDSL-type esterase/lipase family protein, with translation MNNRKAIVLNDKSVKTIGRTYLYNDTLWAAFSGAGAEFIFTGKKLEITVIGDFASTAGNDENYARIAIYVDNERVVDDMLDEKEKTYKVLESESAECRNVRIIKLSECAMSTFGIKPVMIAEDEKIEPAPAKNIKMEFIGDSITCGYGVDDPDKEHHFKTATEDVTKAYAYKTALALNADYSMVSVSGYGIISGFTNDGNKIPQQTIPQYYDKLGFSYNKFADSITVSETEWDFERYKPDIIVINLGTNDMNYATTDERKAEFEDGYLDFLKKVRSLNPDSYIFQTYGVMGTSLEENIENVRRKYMSETGNERITFIPLTMQDEDADGIVADWHPSPKTHSLVSQKVTAAIKETLGYK, from the coding sequence ATGAACAACAGAAAGGCAATTGTATTAAACGATAAATCCGTAAAAACAATCGGAAGAACCTATTTATATAACGATACGCTGTGGGCGGCATTTTCCGGTGCGGGTGCGGAATTCATTTTCACGGGTAAAAAACTCGAAATCACCGTTATAGGCGACTTTGCATCGACAGCGGGCAATGACGAGAATTATGCAAGAATCGCAATATATGTCGATAACGAACGTGTTGTAGACGATATGCTCGATGAAAAGGAAAAAACGTACAAGGTGCTTGAAAGCGAAAGTGCAGAATGCAGGAATGTAAGGATAATCAAGCTGTCCGAGTGCGCAATGTCAACATTCGGGATAAAGCCCGTTATGATTGCGGAGGATGAAAAGATAGAGCCTGCGCCCGCAAAAAATATAAAGATGGAATTTATAGGCGATTCTATAACCTGCGGATACGGAGTTGACGATCCTGATAAGGAGCATCATTTCAAAACAGCCACAGAAGATGTCACAAAAGCGTATGCGTATAAAACGGCTCTTGCGCTGAACGCCGACTACAGTATGGTTTCGGTGAGCGGCTACGGAATTATTTCCGGCTTTACGAATGACGGGAACAAGATTCCGCAGCAGACAATACCGCAATATTATGACAAGCTCGGCTTTTCGTATAATAAGTTTGCGGATAGTATCACGGTTTCGGAAACCGAGTGGGATTTTGAAAGGTACAAGCCGGATATTATAGTTATAAATCTCGGAACAAACGATATGAACTATGCGACAACAGATGAGAGAAAAGCGGAATTCGAAGACGGTTATCTCGATTTTCTGAAGAAGGTACGCTCGCTCAATCCAGATTCCTATATATTCCAGACCTACGGCGTAATGGGAACTTCGCTTGAGGAAAATATCGAAAACGTCCGCAGAAAATACATGAGTGAAACAGGCAATGAACGAATCACGTTTATTCCGCTTACGATGCAGGACGAGGATGCTGACGGAATAGTGGCGGACTGGCACCCAAGCCCAAAGACGCACAGCCTGGTTTCCCAAAAGGTCACAGCGGCAATAAAGGAAACTCTCGGTTACAAATAA
- a CDS encoding DUF4367 domain-containing protein, giving the protein MTNDEKIAIALKSDYLSELSVFEMLPNSRIRSGFDRRMKKMISKSYTDTAKTVRHRRVKLRLAIAVIIAATAALATGGTILLKHWDTFAVKENDKYSVILISDAENSPQCITRYYEPDLDKTAYATRLIEKTEYAYIVEYINKHGKQLIFTQCTRSQMENAQLGTEDAQIPPEKVELGDKSAMYCVSKKGMAFLMWDNGEYMFHITATGFGRDELFRTAMSIKELSAD; this is encoded by the coding sequence ATGACCAACGATGAAAAAATCGCTATAGCGTTAAAAAGCGATTATCTGTCCGAGCTGTCTGTTTTTGAGATGCTCCCGAATTCAAGGATAAGATCCGGATTCGACAGACGGATGAAAAAAATGATAAGCAAATCATATACCGACACCGCAAAAACGGTAAGGCACCGCAGAGTAAAGCTGAGGCTGGCAATTGCTGTGATAATAGCCGCTACTGCCGCTCTGGCAACAGGCGGAACTATCCTGCTGAAGCACTGGGATACGTTTGCGGTCAAGGAAAATGACAAATACTCGGTCATACTGATAAGCGATGCCGAGAATTCGCCTCAGTGTATCACACGGTATTATGAGCCTGATCTCGACAAAACCGCATACGCCACACGGCTTATAGAAAAAACCGAATATGCCTATATTGTCGAATACATAAATAAGCACGGCAAACAGCTGATTTTTACTCAATGTACAAGATCACAGATGGAAAATGCACAGCTTGGAACGGAGGATGCGCAGATTCCTCCCGAAAAAGTCGAACTGGGGGATAAAAGTGCGATGTATTGCGTTTCCAAAAAAGGTATGGCATTTCTTATGTGGGATAACGGCGAGTATATGTTCCATATCACAGCGACCGGTTTTGGCAGGGACGAACTGTTCCGTACCGCAATGTCGATAAAAGAGTTAAGCGCAGATTAA
- a CDS encoding sigma-70 family RNA polymerase sigma factor, which yields MLSSLIATVDSPTDKELIIQLYNTYKQFMYNISMSILGKREDAEDAVQDSFVRIIDNLDKINNPYSRKTKSYITVITKNVCLDMIRRNHNDEELEDKDIPFKDNYTDLENSNATYEQIIKNLRQLPPRLKNIAFLFFVQRLSPKEIGEMLNINTNTVYAYVSRIRKILLDTKDENI from the coding sequence TTGCTATCATCATTAATCGCAACGGTCGATTCACCGACCGATAAAGAACTGATAATACAGCTTTACAATACATATAAGCAATTTATGTACAATATCAGTATGTCGATCCTCGGAAAGCGTGAAGATGCCGAGGACGCTGTCCAGGATTCATTCGTGAGGATTATTGACAATCTTGACAAGATAAACAATCCGTATTCCAGAAAAACAAAATCCTATATAACCGTTATCACCAAAAATGTCTGTCTTGATATGATACGCAGAAATCACAACGATGAAGAGCTTGAGGACAAGGATATTCCGTTCAAGGACAACTATACGGATCTTGAAAACAGCAATGCGACATATGAACAGATTATCAAAAACCTAAGACAGCTGCCGCCAAGACTGAAAAACATAGCATTCCTGTTTTTTGTACAGCGGCTAAGCCCGAAAGAGATAGGAGAAATGCTGAATATCAACACAAATACGGTTTATGCGTATGTTTCAAGAATAAGAAAAATCCTGCTCGATACAAAGGATGAAAATATATGA
- a CDS encoding methyl-accepting chemotaxis protein encodes MTLFTVLLIIISLLVATFASVGIIYSTTKALTDQTLTETAIVAADRVSWELKSMLNVAIQAGCNPKLSSLVYSKGQKQSEIDSIASTFGLDRGTVIDKNGQASNGNEYSDREYFKAALEGKTTITEPMIGRSNGKLSVIIAAPLWKNGVLNSEVEGCVYFVPNEEFLNDIVRALKINENGASYIIDKNGNTIADFDMQLVKDGENIQKKAEEDSSYAALAQTHEKMEAGETGSAEYTSNGIAKHIGYAPIPETNGWSIAVTTYNSDYTIHCLKGLLVLAIICAASAVVGGIVAGLISRKIGKPIKLCAERIEKLSEGDLTSPVPMVKSHDEVKILAKSAAKVVNEQNAMISDIGNILSNMAHGNFNVHSKDADNTYRGDYKVLIESVRNINTKLNDTLSQISIAGDQVSSGSQQVSAGAQSLAQGATEQAASVEELAATIHNINAHIEATTEDCQKGRQLVDETAEYISAANDKMNSLTSAMQDISDASAEISKIIQTIEDIAFQTNILALNAAVEAARVGEAGKGFAVVADEVRNLAGKSADAAHDTTVLIERAIAAVENGNNITNETAQAVAEVEARSGGVSDIVNKIAGASLEQTDMVKQVNIGVEQISNVVQTNSATAEESAAASEELSAQAQTLQKLVSQFSFKDAENA; translated from the coding sequence ATGACACTGTTTACAGTATTACTTATAATCATCTCGCTTCTTGTGGCGACATTTGCATCTGTAGGAATCATTTACAGCACCACAAAAGCGTTGACCGATCAGACGCTCACAGAAACGGCTATAGTAGCCGCAGACAGAGTTTCCTGGGAACTGAAATCAATGCTTAATGTCGCAATACAGGCAGGCTGCAACCCGAAATTATCATCGTTAGTATATTCCAAAGGTCAGAAGCAAAGCGAAATAGACTCGATTGCTTCAACCTTTGGTCTTGACAGAGGAACTGTGATTGATAAAAACGGTCAGGCGTCAAACGGCAACGAATATTCCGATCGTGAATATTTCAAGGCGGCTCTTGAGGGCAAAACAACAATAACAGAGCCTATGATAGGCAGATCAAACGGCAAGTTAAGCGTTATAATCGCCGCTCCTTTATGGAAGAACGGCGTGCTTAACTCGGAAGTTGAGGGCTGTGTATATTTCGTACCTAACGAGGAATTTCTGAATGATATTGTCCGTGCGCTCAAGATAAACGAAAACGGCGCTTCATACATAATCGACAAGAACGGTAACACGATCGCTGATTTTGATATGCAGCTTGTCAAGGACGGAGAGAACATCCAGAAAAAAGCCGAGGAAGATTCAAGCTATGCGGCACTTGCTCAGACACACGAAAAAATGGAGGCCGGTGAAACAGGCTCAGCCGAGTACACATCAAACGGCATCGCAAAACATATAGGATATGCACCCATACCCGAAACAAACGGCTGGTCTATCGCAGTAACAACATACAACAGTGATTATACAATACATTGTCTTAAGGGACTTCTGGTGCTTGCGATAATCTGTGCCGCATCAGCTGTAGTAGGCGGTATAGTCGCAGGACTTATCAGCCGTAAGATAGGCAAGCCTATAAAGCTCTGCGCTGAGCGTATCGAAAAGCTCTCCGAGGGCGATCTTACAAGTCCTGTACCTATGGTTAAATCACACGATGAAGTCAAGATACTCGCAAAGTCTGCCGCAAAGGTAGTAAATGAACAAAATGCTATGATCAGCGATATCGGCAATATCCTGAGCAATATGGCTCATGGCAACTTTAATGTGCACAGTAAAGATGCCGATAATACATACCGAGGCGATTACAAGGTACTTATTGAATCTGTAAGAAATATCAACACAAAGCTCAATGATACTTTAAGCCAGATAAGCATCGCAGGCGATCAGGTATCCAGCGGTTCACAGCAGGTATCTGCAGGCGCTCAGTCACTCGCTCAGGGTGCTACCGAACAGGCGGCATCTGTAGAAGAGCTTGCCGCTACTATCCACAATATCAATGCTCATATTGAGGCTACAACGGAAGATTGCCAGAAAGGCAGACAGCTTGTTGATGAAACAGCCGAGTATATCAGTGCGGCTAATGACAAGATGAACAGCCTTACAAGTGCTATGCAGGATATCAGCGATGCTTCGGCAGAGATAAGCAAGATTATCCAGACTATCGAGGATATTGCGTTCCAGACAAATATTCTTGCACTCAACGCCGCAGTTGAAGCCGCAAGAGTAGGTGAAGCCGGCAAGGGATTTGCCGTAGTTGCCGACGAAGTAAGAAACCTTGCAGGTAAATCTGCCGATGCGGCTCATGATACGACTGTTCTTATCGAACGTGCAATTGCCGCTGTTGAAAACGGTAACAATATCACAAATGAAACCGCTCAGGCTGTTGCCGAGGTTGAAGCAAGATCGGGCGGTGTCAGCGATATAGTAAACAAGATTGCAGGTGCAAGCCTTGAACAGACGGATATGGTAAAGCAGGTCAATATAGGCGTAGAACAGATTTCAAATGTTGTACAGACAAACTCGGCTACTGCCGAAGAAAGCGCCGCCGCATCCGAAGAGCTTTCGGCACAGGCACAGACGCTTCAGAAGCTGGTAAGTCAGTTCTCCTTCAAGGATGCAGAAAACGCCTGA
- a CDS encoding RNA polymerase sigma factor, translating into MSDYSSENIREIYERHFVTVYRVCFMYLRNVHDTEDAVHNTFMKLIEKQKCFESTEHEKAWLIRVSQNVCKNMLRANSRRCESPTGDIAVNDSSAVSDVMIELSALPDELKIPVYLFYCDGYNSKEIGSMLHISASAVRSRLQKARERLKEHLGSERSIV; encoded by the coding sequence ATGTCGGATTATTCTTCTGAAAATATAAGAGAAATATATGAGCGGCACTTTGTCACAGTGTACAGAGTGTGCTTTATGTACCTCAGAAATGTACACGATACTGAGGACGCAGTACATAATACTTTTATGAAACTGATTGAAAAGCAAAAGTGCTTTGAAAGTACCGAGCATGAAAAAGCATGGCTGATACGGGTATCTCAGAACGTATGCAAGAATATGCTCAGGGCGAACAGCAGGCGGTGTGAATCACCGACAGGAGATATTGCAGTGAATGACAGCTCTGCGGTAAGCGATGTAATGATTGAACTGTCGGCTCTTCCCGATGAGCTTAAGATACCCGTGTATCTGTTCTATTGTGACGGCTATAACAGTAAAGAGATCGGCAGTATGCTTCACATAAGCGCATCGGCGGTGCGTTCAAGGCTGCAGAAAGCGAGAGAGCGTTTAAAAGAGCATTTAGGCTCGGAAAGGAGTATAGTATGA